One window of Planktothrix serta PCC 8927 genomic DNA carries:
- a CDS encoding sigma-70 family RNA polymerase sigma factor, whose product MMLLPELPEELIKRYLQGDRDACRELLKRPQYYQLCQKIAKKIFLGKSQDWEDAAQSAFEKVLKEALSGKFKKGNSEQFYHWCAKVALNYILDLLRKIKKETEFIRDQIQQKTFNEYIDIRENLELSDTNSQIQKAIIYIDQQYPKKKYLYIWKGLVDNKKQTEIAKDLGFKQSEVSKRHQELAVFVGKELGCLNVKQAEEMLKQIRQGRRPKRSQEDWDN is encoded by the coding sequence ATGATGCTATTACCAGAACTTCCAGAAGAATTGATCAAACGTTATCTTCAAGGAGATAGAGATGCTTGTCGAGAACTTTTGAAACGCCCTCAGTATTATCAACTTTGTCAAAAAATTGCCAAGAAAATATTTTTAGGAAAGTCCCAGGACTGGGAGGATGCGGCTCAATCGGCATTTGAAAAAGTTTTAAAAGAAGCTTTATCTGGTAAATTCAAGAAAGGAAATTCAGAACAATTCTATCATTGGTGTGCTAAAGTTGCGTTAAACTATATTCTGGATTTACTTCGTAAAATTAAAAAGGAAACTGAATTTATTCGGGATCAAATTCAACAAAAAACGTTTAATGAATATATCGATATTCGAGAAAATTTAGAACTATCGGATACAAACTCTCAAATTCAAAAAGCAATTATTTATATAGATCAACAATATCCCAAAAAAAAGTATCTTTACATTTGGAAAGGATTAGTAGATAATAAAAAACAAACAGAAATTGCTAAAGATTTAGGTTTTAAACAATCTGAAGTTTCCAAGCGACATCAGGAATTAGCAGTTTTCGTTGGGAAAGAATTAGGCTGTTTAAATGTTAAACAAGCAGAGGAGATGTTAAAACAAATTCGTCAGGGTAGAAGACCGAAACGCTCTCAAGAAGATTGGGACAACTAA